One window of Pseudacidobacterium ailaaui genomic DNA carries:
- the cas2 gene encoding CRISPR-associated endonuclease Cas2, which produces MMLVVNFWQEVVVMRHSYLVCYDISDDKRLRKVFKIMRGFGDHLQFSVFECQFTPADLVRCREALRAVIHHEADQVLFVNLGPAEGRGERVITALGRPYTNMDSPCIVV; this is translated from the coding sequence ATGATGCTCGTTGTTAATTTCTGGCAAGAGGTGGTCGTGATGCGTCACTCCTACCTTGTCTGTTATGACATCTCCGACGACAAACGCCTGCGCAAAGTTTTTAAAATCATGCGTGGCTTTGGGGACCATCTGCAATTCTCTGTCTTTGAATGCCAGTTCACCCCCGCAGACCTGGTGCGCTGCCGTGAGGCCCTCCGGGCCGTCATCCATCATGAAGCCGATCAGGTGCTATTCGTCAACCTCGGACCCGCAGAAGGTCGGGGCGAACGCGTCATTACTGCTCTCGGCAGGCCCTACACCAACATGGACAGTCCCTGCATTGTTGTCTGA